The Puntigrus tetrazona isolate hp1 chromosome 16, ASM1883169v1, whole genome shotgun sequence genome includes a region encoding these proteins:
- the ctnnb1 gene encoding catenin beta-1 isoform X2, with the protein MATQSDLMELDMAMEPDRKAAVSHWQQQSYLDSGIHSGATTTAPSLSGKGNPEDDDVDNQVLYEWEQGFNQSFNQDQVADIDGQYAMTRAQRVRAAMFPETLDEGMQIPSTQFDSAHPTNVQRLAEPSQMLKHAVVNLINYQDDAELATRAIPELTKLLNDEDQVVVNKAAVMVHQLSKKEASRHAIMRSPQMVSAIVRTMQNTNDVETARCTSGTLHNLSHHREGLLSIFKSGGIPALVKMLGSPVDSVLFYAITTLHNLLLHQEGAKMAVRLAGGLQKMVALLNKTNVKFLAITTDCLQILAYGNQESKLIILASGGPQALVNIMRTYTYEKLLWTTSRVLKVLSVCSSNKPAIVEAGGMQALGLHLTDPSQRLVQNCLWTLRNLSDAATKQEGMEGLLGTLVQLLGSDDINVVTCAAGILSNLTCNNYKNKMMVCQVGGIEALVRTVLRAGDREDITEPAICALRHLTSRHQDAEMAQNAVRLHYGLPVVVKLLHPPSHWPLIKATVGLIRNLALCPANHAPLREQGAIPRLVQLLVRAHQDTQRRTSMGGTQQQFVEGVRMEEIVEGCTGALHILARDIHNRIVIRGLNTIPLFVQLLYSPIENIQRVAAGVLCELAQDKEAAEAIEAEGATAPLTELLHSRNEGVATYAAAVLFRMSEDKPQDYKKRLSVELTSSLFRTEPMTWNETGDLGLDIGAQGEPLGYRQDDPSYRSFHSGGYGQDAMGMDPMMEHEMGGHHPGPDYPVDGLPDLGHAQDLIDGLPPGDSNQLAWFDTDL; encoded by the exons ATGGCTACCCAAT CTGATTTGATGGAGCTCGACATGGCCATGGAGCCAGACCGCAAGGCTGCGGTCAGCCATTGGCAGCAACAGTCTTACCTGGACTCAGGTATCCATTCTGGGGCCACAACCACTGCCCCATCCCTGAGTGGCAAGGGCAACCCAGAGGACGATGATGTGGATAATCAGGTGCTGTATGAGTGGGAGCAGGGCTTTAACCAGTCCTTCAACCAGGACCAGGTAGCAG ACATTGATGGTCAGTATGCCATGACCAGAGCCCAGAGAGTCCGGGCGGCCATGTTCCCAGAGACTCTAGATGAGGGCATGCAGATACCTTCAACACAGTTCGACTCGGCCCACCCTACCAATGTCCAGCGCCTGGCTGAGCCCTCGCAGATGCTCAAACATGCCGTGGTCAACCTCATTAACTACCAGGATGATGCAGAGCTGGCCACACGTGCCATTCCAGAACTCACCAAACTACTGAACGATGAGGATCAG GTGGTGGTAAATAAGGCAGCTGTGATGGTGCACCAGCTTTCGAAGAAGGAGGCCTCTCGTCACGCCATCATGCGGTCCCCACAGATGGTGTCGGCCATTGTGAGGACGATGCAGAACACTAATGATGTAGAAACTGCCCGCTGTACCTCCGGCACTCTGCACAATCTTTCCCACCACAGAGAAGGCCTGCTCTCCATCTTTAAATCGGGAGGCATCCCTGCCCTCGTCAAAATGCTTGG TTCCCCAGTGGACTCCGTGCTGTTTTATGCCATTACGACTCTACACAACCTGCTACTGCACCAGGAAGGAGCCAAGATGGCTGTCCGTTTGGCCGGAGGCCTGCAGAAAATGGTGGCcttgttaaacaaaacaaacgtcAAATTCCTCGCCATCACGACAGACTGCCTTCAGATTTTGGCATACGGCAATCAGGAAAGCAAA cttaTCATTCTGGCCAGCGGGGGCCCACAGGCTCTGGTCAACATCATGAGGACTTACACATATGAGAAACTGTTGTGGACCACCAGTCGAGTTCTTAAAGTGCTGTCAGTTTGCTCCAGTAACAAACCTGCCATCGTCGAGGCTG gtGGCATGCAAGCACTTGGCCTTCACCTCACAGACCCAAGTCAGCGACTGGTACAGAACTGCTTGTGGACTTTAAGGAATCTCTCAGATGCCGCCACCAAACAG GAGGGCATGGAGGGGCTCTTGGGCACCCTGGTCCAGTTGCTCGGTTCAGATGACATCAATGTGGTGACGTGTGCCGCTGGAATCCTGTCCAACCTCACCTGCAACAACTACAAGAACAAGATGATGGTGTGCCAAGTGGGCGGCATAGAGGCCCTTGTGCGCACTGTACTTCGTGCCGGGGATAGAGAGGACATCACAGAGCCTGCAATCTGTGCTCTTCGTCACCTCACATCCAGACATCAGGATGCAGAGATGGCCCAGAATGCAGTGCGGCTGCACTACGGGCTGCCTGTGGTGGTCAAATTGCTCCACCCTCCCTCACATTGGCCTCTCATTAAG GCCACAGTGGGGCTGATCCGTAACCTGGCGCTGTGCCCCGCCAACCACGCCCCGCTCAGAGAGCAGGGTGCCATTCCCCGCCTGGTGCAGCTTCTGGTCAGGGCCCATCAGGACACCCAGAGGCGCACCTCCATGGGCGGAACACAGCAGCAGTTTGTG GAGGGTGTACGTATGGAGGAGATCGTGGAGGGCTGCACTGGAGCTCTGCACATTCTAGCAAGAGACATTCACAACAGAATCGTCATCAGAGGACTTAACACTATTCCACTGTTTGTTCAG CTGCTGTATTCTCCTATCGAGAACATCCAGCGTGTAGCTGCAGGTGTGCTGTGTGAGCTGGCTCAGGATAAGGAGGCAGCCGAGGCCATCGAGGCGGAAGGAGCCACGGCTCCACTGACAGAGCTCCTCCACTCTAGAAACGAGGGAGTCG CCACGTACGCCGCTGCAGTTCTGTTCCGCATGTCTGAGGATAAGCCCCAGGACTACAAGAAACGACTGTCTGTGGAGCTCACCAGCTCTCTGTTCAGAACTGAGCCCATGACCTGGAACGAG ACTGGAGATCTAGGCTTGGACATTGGCGCGCAGGGAGAGCCTCTGGGCTACAGGCAGGATG ACCCAAGCTACCGCTCCTTCCACTCCGGAGGTTACGGCCAGGATGCCATGGGCATGGATCCCATGATGGAGCACGAGATGGGCGGGCACCACCCCGGCCCAGATTACCCCGTAGACGGCCTGCCTGACCTCGGCCACGCCCAGGACCTGATCGACGGCCTCCCGCCGGGCGACAGCAATCAGCTGGCCTGGTTTGACACTGATCTGTAA
- the ctnnb1 gene encoding catenin beta-1 isoform X1, with the protein MATQSDLMELDMAMEPDRKAAVSHWQQQSYLDSGIHSGATTTAPSLSGKGNPEDDDVDNQVLYEWEQGFNQSFNQDQVADIDGQYAMTRAQRVRAAMFPETLDEGMQIPSTQFDSAHPTNVQRLAEPSQMLKHAVVNLINYQDDAELATRAIPELTKLLNDEDQVVVNKAAVMVHQLSKKEASRHAIMRSPQMVSAIVRTMQNTNDVETARCTSGTLHNLSHHREGLLSIFKSGGIPALVKMLGSPVDSVLFYAITTLHNLLLHQEGAKMAVRLAGGLQKMVALLNKTNVKFLAITTDCLQILAYGNQESKLIILASGGPQALVNIMRTYTYEKLLWTTSRVLKVLSVCSSNKPAIVEAGGMQALGLHLTDPSQRLVQNCLWTLRNLSDAATKQTSLAEVDVQEGMEGLLGTLVQLLGSDDINVVTCAAGILSNLTCNNYKNKMMVCQVGGIEALVRTVLRAGDREDITEPAICALRHLTSRHQDAEMAQNAVRLHYGLPVVVKLLHPPSHWPLIKATVGLIRNLALCPANHAPLREQGAIPRLVQLLVRAHQDTQRRTSMGGTQQQFVEGVRMEEIVEGCTGALHILARDIHNRIVIRGLNTIPLFVQLLYSPIENIQRVAAGVLCELAQDKEAAEAIEAEGATAPLTELLHSRNEGVATYAAAVLFRMSEDKPQDYKKRLSVELTSSLFRTEPMTWNETGDLGLDIGAQGEPLGYRQDDPSYRSFHSGGYGQDAMGMDPMMEHEMGGHHPGPDYPVDGLPDLGHAQDLIDGLPPGDSNQLAWFDTDL; encoded by the exons ATGGCTACCCAAT CTGATTTGATGGAGCTCGACATGGCCATGGAGCCAGACCGCAAGGCTGCGGTCAGCCATTGGCAGCAACAGTCTTACCTGGACTCAGGTATCCATTCTGGGGCCACAACCACTGCCCCATCCCTGAGTGGCAAGGGCAACCCAGAGGACGATGATGTGGATAATCAGGTGCTGTATGAGTGGGAGCAGGGCTTTAACCAGTCCTTCAACCAGGACCAGGTAGCAG ACATTGATGGTCAGTATGCCATGACCAGAGCCCAGAGAGTCCGGGCGGCCATGTTCCCAGAGACTCTAGATGAGGGCATGCAGATACCTTCAACACAGTTCGACTCGGCCCACCCTACCAATGTCCAGCGCCTGGCTGAGCCCTCGCAGATGCTCAAACATGCCGTGGTCAACCTCATTAACTACCAGGATGATGCAGAGCTGGCCACACGTGCCATTCCAGAACTCACCAAACTACTGAACGATGAGGATCAG GTGGTGGTAAATAAGGCAGCTGTGATGGTGCACCAGCTTTCGAAGAAGGAGGCCTCTCGTCACGCCATCATGCGGTCCCCACAGATGGTGTCGGCCATTGTGAGGACGATGCAGAACACTAATGATGTAGAAACTGCCCGCTGTACCTCCGGCACTCTGCACAATCTTTCCCACCACAGAGAAGGCCTGCTCTCCATCTTTAAATCGGGAGGCATCCCTGCCCTCGTCAAAATGCTTGG TTCCCCAGTGGACTCCGTGCTGTTTTATGCCATTACGACTCTACACAACCTGCTACTGCACCAGGAAGGAGCCAAGATGGCTGTCCGTTTGGCCGGAGGCCTGCAGAAAATGGTGGCcttgttaaacaaaacaaacgtcAAATTCCTCGCCATCACGACAGACTGCCTTCAGATTTTGGCATACGGCAATCAGGAAAGCAAA cttaTCATTCTGGCCAGCGGGGGCCCACAGGCTCTGGTCAACATCATGAGGACTTACACATATGAGAAACTGTTGTGGACCACCAGTCGAGTTCTTAAAGTGCTGTCAGTTTGCTCCAGTAACAAACCTGCCATCGTCGAGGCTG gtGGCATGCAAGCACTTGGCCTTCACCTCACAGACCCAAGTCAGCGACTGGTACAGAACTGCTTGTGGACTTTAAGGAATCTCTCAGATGCCGCCACCAAACAG ACGTCTTTAGCAGAAGTAGATGTGCAG GAGGGCATGGAGGGGCTCTTGGGCACCCTGGTCCAGTTGCTCGGTTCAGATGACATCAATGTGGTGACGTGTGCCGCTGGAATCCTGTCCAACCTCACCTGCAACAACTACAAGAACAAGATGATGGTGTGCCAAGTGGGCGGCATAGAGGCCCTTGTGCGCACTGTACTTCGTGCCGGGGATAGAGAGGACATCACAGAGCCTGCAATCTGTGCTCTTCGTCACCTCACATCCAGACATCAGGATGCAGAGATGGCCCAGAATGCAGTGCGGCTGCACTACGGGCTGCCTGTGGTGGTCAAATTGCTCCACCCTCCCTCACATTGGCCTCTCATTAAG GCCACAGTGGGGCTGATCCGTAACCTGGCGCTGTGCCCCGCCAACCACGCCCCGCTCAGAGAGCAGGGTGCCATTCCCCGCCTGGTGCAGCTTCTGGTCAGGGCCCATCAGGACACCCAGAGGCGCACCTCCATGGGCGGAACACAGCAGCAGTTTGTG GAGGGTGTACGTATGGAGGAGATCGTGGAGGGCTGCACTGGAGCTCTGCACATTCTAGCAAGAGACATTCACAACAGAATCGTCATCAGAGGACTTAACACTATTCCACTGTTTGTTCAG CTGCTGTATTCTCCTATCGAGAACATCCAGCGTGTAGCTGCAGGTGTGCTGTGTGAGCTGGCTCAGGATAAGGAGGCAGCCGAGGCCATCGAGGCGGAAGGAGCCACGGCTCCACTGACAGAGCTCCTCCACTCTAGAAACGAGGGAGTCG CCACGTACGCCGCTGCAGTTCTGTTCCGCATGTCTGAGGATAAGCCCCAGGACTACAAGAAACGACTGTCTGTGGAGCTCACCAGCTCTCTGTTCAGAACTGAGCCCATGACCTGGAACGAG ACTGGAGATCTAGGCTTGGACATTGGCGCGCAGGGAGAGCCTCTGGGCTACAGGCAGGATG ACCCAAGCTACCGCTCCTTCCACTCCGGAGGTTACGGCCAGGATGCCATGGGCATGGATCCCATGATGGAGCACGAGATGGGCGGGCACCACCCCGGCCCAGATTACCCCGTAGACGGCCTGCCTGACCTCGGCCACGCCCAGGACCTGATCGACGGCCTCCCGCCGGGCGACAGCAATCAGCTGGCCTGGTTTGACACTGATCTGTAA
- the ctnnb1 gene encoding catenin beta-1 isoform X3, producing MATQSDLMELDMAMEPDRKAAVSHWQQQSYLDSGIHSGATTTAPSLSGKGNPEDDDVDNQVLYEWEQGFNQSFNQDQVADIDGQYAMTRAQRVRAAMFPETLDEGMQIPSTQFDSAHPTNVQRLAEPSQMLKHAVVNLINYQDDAELATRAIPELTKLLNDEDQVVVNKAAVMVHQLSKKEASRHAIMRSPQMVSAIVRTMQNTNDVETARCTSGTLHNLSHHREGLLSIFKSGGIPALVKMLGSPVDSVLFYAITTLHNLLLHQEGAKMAVRLAGGLQKMVALLNKTNVKFLAITTDCLQILAYGNQESKLIILASGGPQALVNIMRTYTYEKLLWTTSRVLKVLSVCSSNKPAIVEAGGMQALGLHLTDPSQRLVQNCLWTLRNLSDAATKQTSLAEVDVQEGMEGLLGTLVQLLGSDDINVVTCAAGILSNLTCNNYKNKMMVCQVGGIEALVRTVLRAGDREDITEPAICALRHLTSRHQDAEMAQNAVRLHYGLPVVVKLLHPPSHWPLIKATVGLIRNLALCPANHAPLREQGAIPRLVQLLVRAHQDTQRRTSMGGTQQQFVEGVRMEEIVEGCTGALHILARDIHNRIVIRGLNTIPLFVQLLYSPIENIQRVAAGVLCELAQDKEAAEAIEAEGATAPLTELLHSRNEGVATYAAAVLFRMSEDKPQDYKKRLSVELTSSLFRTEPMTWNETGDLGLDIGAQGEPLGYRQDAVSSDLNEPAL from the exons ATGGCTACCCAAT CTGATTTGATGGAGCTCGACATGGCCATGGAGCCAGACCGCAAGGCTGCGGTCAGCCATTGGCAGCAACAGTCTTACCTGGACTCAGGTATCCATTCTGGGGCCACAACCACTGCCCCATCCCTGAGTGGCAAGGGCAACCCAGAGGACGATGATGTGGATAATCAGGTGCTGTATGAGTGGGAGCAGGGCTTTAACCAGTCCTTCAACCAGGACCAGGTAGCAG ACATTGATGGTCAGTATGCCATGACCAGAGCCCAGAGAGTCCGGGCGGCCATGTTCCCAGAGACTCTAGATGAGGGCATGCAGATACCTTCAACACAGTTCGACTCGGCCCACCCTACCAATGTCCAGCGCCTGGCTGAGCCCTCGCAGATGCTCAAACATGCCGTGGTCAACCTCATTAACTACCAGGATGATGCAGAGCTGGCCACACGTGCCATTCCAGAACTCACCAAACTACTGAACGATGAGGATCAG GTGGTGGTAAATAAGGCAGCTGTGATGGTGCACCAGCTTTCGAAGAAGGAGGCCTCTCGTCACGCCATCATGCGGTCCCCACAGATGGTGTCGGCCATTGTGAGGACGATGCAGAACACTAATGATGTAGAAACTGCCCGCTGTACCTCCGGCACTCTGCACAATCTTTCCCACCACAGAGAAGGCCTGCTCTCCATCTTTAAATCGGGAGGCATCCCTGCCCTCGTCAAAATGCTTGG TTCCCCAGTGGACTCCGTGCTGTTTTATGCCATTACGACTCTACACAACCTGCTACTGCACCAGGAAGGAGCCAAGATGGCTGTCCGTTTGGCCGGAGGCCTGCAGAAAATGGTGGCcttgttaaacaaaacaaacgtcAAATTCCTCGCCATCACGACAGACTGCCTTCAGATTTTGGCATACGGCAATCAGGAAAGCAAA cttaTCATTCTGGCCAGCGGGGGCCCACAGGCTCTGGTCAACATCATGAGGACTTACACATATGAGAAACTGTTGTGGACCACCAGTCGAGTTCTTAAAGTGCTGTCAGTTTGCTCCAGTAACAAACCTGCCATCGTCGAGGCTG gtGGCATGCAAGCACTTGGCCTTCACCTCACAGACCCAAGTCAGCGACTGGTACAGAACTGCTTGTGGACTTTAAGGAATCTCTCAGATGCCGCCACCAAACAG ACGTCTTTAGCAGAAGTAGATGTGCAG GAGGGCATGGAGGGGCTCTTGGGCACCCTGGTCCAGTTGCTCGGTTCAGATGACATCAATGTGGTGACGTGTGCCGCTGGAATCCTGTCCAACCTCACCTGCAACAACTACAAGAACAAGATGATGGTGTGCCAAGTGGGCGGCATAGAGGCCCTTGTGCGCACTGTACTTCGTGCCGGGGATAGAGAGGACATCACAGAGCCTGCAATCTGTGCTCTTCGTCACCTCACATCCAGACATCAGGATGCAGAGATGGCCCAGAATGCAGTGCGGCTGCACTACGGGCTGCCTGTGGTGGTCAAATTGCTCCACCCTCCCTCACATTGGCCTCTCATTAAG GCCACAGTGGGGCTGATCCGTAACCTGGCGCTGTGCCCCGCCAACCACGCCCCGCTCAGAGAGCAGGGTGCCATTCCCCGCCTGGTGCAGCTTCTGGTCAGGGCCCATCAGGACACCCAGAGGCGCACCTCCATGGGCGGAACACAGCAGCAGTTTGTG GAGGGTGTACGTATGGAGGAGATCGTGGAGGGCTGCACTGGAGCTCTGCACATTCTAGCAAGAGACATTCACAACAGAATCGTCATCAGAGGACTTAACACTATTCCACTGTTTGTTCAG CTGCTGTATTCTCCTATCGAGAACATCCAGCGTGTAGCTGCAGGTGTGCTGTGTGAGCTGGCTCAGGATAAGGAGGCAGCCGAGGCCATCGAGGCGGAAGGAGCCACGGCTCCACTGACAGAGCTCCTCCACTCTAGAAACGAGGGAGTCG CCACGTACGCCGCTGCAGTTCTGTTCCGCATGTCTGAGGATAAGCCCCAGGACTACAAGAAACGACTGTCTGTGGAGCTCACCAGCTCTCTGTTCAGAACTGAGCCCATGACCTGGAACGAG ACTGGAGATCTAGGCTTGGACATTGGCGCGCAGGGAGAGCCTCTGGGCTACAGGCAGGATG